The Congregibacter litoralis KT71 genome contains a region encoding:
- a CDS encoding KAP family P-loop NTPase fold protein, producing MAQFTRRDFESLVTEKGKLALWSDKESDNDYLNFGEVSQITVDILTSTGMLPVSIGVFGNWGAGKSSLLKLIEQRLEADEKDWITINFDAWLYQGYDDARASLLEVIATALTQAADGDEGLYKKAKKLLARVDGFRAMGFMTEGAALLAGIPTGGLLARSVSVLGNATDGIQDQGEYQNLGKTAKEAKEQVGGLLKPETKKSPPQQIDTFRKEYGEILEELGKPLVVVIDNLDRCLPANAIHTLEAIRLFLFLTNTAFIIAADEEMIRSSVADYFKGASDRHQIDYLDKLIQVPIRVPKAGVREIRSYLFMLYAIDHGLPPDRLEVLREGLEKALQQSWKEDPITRQDVLVLTGEPEEGTLARAFARADRIAPVLANSPIIHGNPRIVKRLLNVVKMRSQIARRRSMPLDEAVITKLVIFERCVGVTATADFYRLVDAEQGMPMLLKQLEEGGGQIPDDAPKTWTDNPSTKSFISEWAQLEPRLSGVDLRAAIYLSRETMPIGAYVVGLSPVGREVLDVLVSTKNTSSPTAEKLLDTLPLEEQIPVMEGAISHLRQVSDWSRRPKGFAGACLLARHSTGAAKILVRYLQELELGGKPPAWMTALLKEEEWYKDD from the coding sequence ATGGCACAATTTACGAGACGAGACTTCGAAAGTTTAGTCACCGAAAAGGGGAAGTTAGCTTTGTGGAGTGATAAAGAATCAGATAATGATTATCTGAATTTTGGTGAAGTATCGCAGATAACGGTCGACATACTGACTTCTACAGGTATGTTGCCTGTTTCCATTGGTGTGTTTGGCAATTGGGGTGCCGGTAAGTCTTCACTACTGAAGCTAATCGAACAGCGCCTTGAGGCAGATGAGAAAGACTGGATTACCATCAACTTCGACGCTTGGTTGTATCAAGGCTACGATGATGCCCGAGCCTCTCTTCTGGAAGTGATTGCTACTGCGTTAACCCAAGCTGCAGATGGGGATGAAGGCCTGTACAAAAAGGCGAAGAAGCTTCTGGCTCGGGTCGACGGATTTCGGGCAATGGGGTTTATGACTGAAGGCGCCGCCTTACTCGCCGGTATCCCCACCGGAGGACTCCTAGCCCGCAGTGTTAGTGTCTTGGGCAATGCGACTGACGGCATCCAGGATCAGGGAGAATATCAAAACTTAGGTAAGACCGCCAAAGAGGCCAAGGAACAGGTTGGTGGCCTGTTGAAGCCCGAGACGAAGAAGAGCCCGCCCCAGCAGATTGATACATTCAGGAAAGAATACGGAGAGATTCTGGAAGAGCTCGGCAAGCCTCTGGTGGTGGTTATCGACAACCTTGATCGCTGCCTTCCTGCTAACGCCATCCATACGCTCGAGGCCATTCGGTTGTTTCTGTTTTTGACGAATACAGCGTTCATCATCGCGGCCGACGAAGAAATGATACGCTCATCGGTGGCTGACTATTTCAAAGGCGCTTCCGACCGCCACCAGATCGACTACCTGGATAAGCTGATTCAGGTACCCATCCGCGTGCCCAAAGCCGGCGTGCGGGAAATCCGCTCCTATCTTTTCATGTTGTATGCCATCGACCACGGCTTGCCCCCAGATAGGCTCGAAGTGCTCCGGGAAGGCCTGGAAAAGGCCCTACAGCAGTCTTGGAAGGAGGATCCAATCACTCGGCAGGACGTTCTGGTTCTGACTGGTGAGCCAGAGGAGGGCACCCTAGCGAGGGCGTTTGCGCGGGCCGACCGCATTGCACCAGTTCTGGCAAATTCCCCTATCATCCACGGTAACCCCCGGATCGTGAAACGACTGTTAAATGTCGTGAAAATGCGCTCGCAGATTGCGCGGCGCCGCTCTATGCCTCTGGACGAGGCAGTGATCACCAAGCTGGTGATATTTGAGCGATGTGTTGGTGTGACGGCAACGGCTGACTTCTACCGCCTTGTGGACGCCGAACAGGGGATGCCCATGCTTCTCAAGCAGCTGGAGGAAGGGGGTGGCCAGATACCCGATGATGCCCCTAAGACATGGACGGACAACCCGTCCACCAAATCTTTCATCAGCGAGTGGGCTCAACTCGAACCTCGGCTTAGCGGGGTCGATCTAAGGGCCGCGATTTACCTGTCTCGGGAAACCATGCCGATTGGCGCTTACGTTGTGGGTTTGTCCCCTGTAGGGCGGGAAGTGCTGGATGTGCTAGTGAGTACCAAGAACACCAGTTCACCGACAGCCGAAAAGCTGCTGGATACCCTACCGTTGGAAGAGCAGATCCCGGTGATGGAGGGCGCTATCAGCCACTTGAGGCAGGTCTCAGATTGGTCTCGCAGGCCCAAAGGATTTGCAGGGGCATGCTTGTTGGCCCGCCACTCAACCGGCGCAGCCAAGATTCTGGTTCGATATTTACAGGAGCTGGAGCTGGGGGGTAAGCCGCCAGCGTGGATGACCGCACTGTTAAAAGAAGAAGAGTGGTATAAGGACGACTAA